GCAGCGATCCCGCTCGGCCAGTCGCTCCGGGTTCTGGCGGTCAGCCCCGACGACCCGGCGGCCCTGGTCGCGCCGGGGGTGTCCTACGGCTCGCACACCGATCCCGAGGCGCTACGCGGTTTCGCTTCCGAGTGCGACGTCGTGACCTTCGACCACGAGCAGGTGCCCGGCGAGTACCTGCGCGCCCTGGAGGCCGAGGGCTTCACCGTCCGACCGGGTTCGGCCGCGCTGATCCACGCACAGGACAAGCTCGTGATGCGCACCAGGCTGCGGGAACTGGGGCTGCCCGCGCCCGCGTTCTCCGAGGTGCAGACCCCCGATGACCTGATTCGATTCGGCGAGGAACACGGATTTCCCTGCGTGGTCAAGGCCACCAGGGGCGGCTATGACGGCCGAGGGGTCTGGATGCCCGCCGACGCCGACGAGGCTCGCAAGCTGGCCGAGGAGCTGCTTGCCGCGGGCACGCCGTTGATGGTGGAGCAGAAGGTCCGGATGCGCCGCGAGCTGGCGGCCGTCGTCGCCCGGTCGCCGTTCGGCCAGGGCGCCGCCTGGCCGGTGGTGGAGACGGTGCAGCAGGACGGGATCTGCGTCGAGGTGCACGCGCCCGCGCCGGGACTGGACTCCGCGACGGCCGCGCACGCCCAACAGATCGCGTTCCGGATCGCCGAGGAGCTCGGCGTGGTTGGGGTGCTGGCGGTGGAGCTGTTCGAGCTCGCGTCCGACGGGGAGACCGACACCGCGCCGCGATTGGCCATCAACGAGCTCGCGATGCGGCCGCACAACTCCGGTCACTGGACCATCGAGGGCGCCAGGACCTCGCAGTTCGAGCAGCATCTGCGTGCCGTGCTGGACTATCCGCTCGGCAACACCGATCTGGTGGCGCCCGCTGCGGTGATGGCGAACGTGTTGGGCGCGCCCGAGCAGCCCACGATGTCGGTCGACGAACGACTGCATCACCTCTACGCGCGGTTCCCGGACGTCCGAGTGCATCTGTACGGCAAGTCGGAGCGGCCGGGCCGCAAGGTCGGGCATGTCACGATGCTGGGCGAGGACGTGGAACTCATCGCGCCCCGCGCGCGACTGGCCGCTCACTGGCTGTCGCACGCGGTATGGACCGACGGCTACGACATCCATGGAGGACAACAGCGGTGACCGCCAATCCCACCCCACTGGTCGGCGTGATCATGGGCAGCGACTCGGACTGGCCGGTGATGTCGGCTGCGGCTACCGCGTTGGCCGAGTTCGACGTCGCCCACGAGGTCGCGGTGATCTCCGCCCATCGGACTCCGCAGCGGATGCTGGATTACGCCCAGACCGCCGTGGATCGGGGAATCCGGGTGATCATCGCGGGTGCGGGCGGCGCGGCACACCTGCCCGGCATGGTCGCCTCGGCGACCGTGCTGCCGGTCATCGGTGTCCCGGTCCCGCTGAAATACCTCGACGGAATGGACTCGCTGCTGTCGATCGTGCAGATGCCCGCCGGGGTTCCGGTGGCGACGGTGTCGGTCGGCGGCGCACGCAACGCGGGACTGCTGGCGGTGCGCACCCTCGCCGCCGGTAGCGACGAGTCGGCACTGCGGTTGCGCAAGGCCATGGCGGATTTCCAGGCCGATCTGGAACGCCTGGTGTTGGACAAGGACGCCGCGCTGCAGGAGCGCCACGCCGCAGGTTGAGCGGGTGGCGGCGGGTCCGTCGCGCTGGGCCGGACCCGCTGCCCCACCCTGCGAACCGGGGTAATTCGGTTGCCTGGGCGACAGGCGATGGGGCATTGTGGATCACGTAGGAGCGAGTGCGACAACGCAGCAGGAGGTGGGGACGTCATGCCGGGGAAGACCTCGCGACGGCAACTCCTGAGGCGTCGCCGATATCTGCTCGAGACGGAACGCAGCCGAGGCTGCTGACCCGTCCGTAGGAGCACCACCCGGCTTCGAGGCCATGGCCTGGCCGTTTCGGCGTCTGCTCCTCGTATCGCGTATCCGGTGCGCCCGCTTGGTCGGCCGCCGGGCTGCGCTATGCCTGCGCGTTCTCCCGCGCAGTTCTGACGATCCCGTCTGTTCTTTCCTTCTGGACCGCTTGATGCCGCGGTTCAGCGACCCCGTGAGGCGATCATGCACACCGAGATTCTCGGCGAGCGCGTACCCATCCGGGTCTGGGCGGATCCTGCCCAGATCGAAGATCAAGCCCTTCAGCAGCTGCGCAATGTCGCCAATCTGCCCTGGTTGCACGGCCTGGCCGTGATGCCGGATGTGCACTTCGGCAAGGGCGCCACCGTGGGAAGCGTCATCGCGATGCGCGACGCCGTCTCACCTGCGGCGGTCGGCGTCGACATCGGTTGCGGCATGTCCGCCGTCCGGACCTCGCTGTTCGACCGCGACCTTCCCGATGACCTGGCCGTACTGCGGTCCCGGATCGAGGCAGCCGTCCCGGTGGGGTTCGGGCTGCACAAGAACCCGGTGGACCCGGCCAGGGTGCCCGGTACCGGCGGCTGGGATCGCTTCTGGTCCGGTTTCGACCAGCTACACGAGGGCGTGCAGGATCGGCGGAGCCGGGCGGCGAAGCAGATCGGCACCCTCGGCGGCGGAAACCACTTCATCGAGGTCTGCCTGGAGCAGGGCGGCCTCGACGCCGGACGGGTGTGGCTGATGCTGCATTCCGGCTCCCGCAACATCGGCAAGGAACTGGCCGAGCGGCACGTGCGGATCGCACAGTCCCTCTCGCACAACAAGAACCTTGTCGACCGCGACCTGGCGGTGTTCTTGACGGGCACCTCGGAGATGGACGCCTACCGGCGGGATCTCTACTGGGCGCAGGAGTACGCGCTGCGTAACCGGGCCACGATGATGGCGCTGGTCAAGAAGGCGTTGTCGGACACGGTGCCGGGTACCCGCTTCGATCCGGAGATCTCCTGTCACCACAACTACGTGGCCGAGGAGCGGTACGACGGCGTCGACGTCCTGGTGACCAGGAAGGGCGCGATCCGCGCCGGCTCCGGCGACCTGGGGATCATCCCGGGCAGCATGGGAACCGGTTCCTACATCGTGCGTGGTCTGGGCAACGACGCGTCGTTCCAGTCGGCTTCGCACGGCGCGGGGCGGCGGATGTCGCGGAACAAGGCCAAGCAGCTCTACACGGCGGCCGACCTCGCGGCGCAGACCCAGGGTGTGGAGTGCCGGAAGGACCGGGGCGTGGTCGACGAGATCCCTGCGGCGTACAAGGACATCAACGAGGTCATCAAGGCGCAGCAGGATCTGGTGAAGGTGGTCGCTCACCTGAAGCAGGTGGTCTGCGTCAAGGGCTGAGCTCGGCACGACCGGCGGGCTGGTGGGTTAACGAACCTTCACTTCGGGGCTACTATCGCGGACGACAGTGTTGTTACTCGGCGGTAACAGGAGGCGCGCGGTGAACTCAGGCTTCGGTACCTACCAGCTCGCGGACGAGCACGAAGCACTACGTGAGGCGGTCCGGGCGCTCGCCGAGAAGGAGATCGCCCCGCACGCCGCCGAGGTCGACGAGCAGTCCCGTTTCCCGAAGGAGGCGCTGGACGCGCTGACCAAGGCAGACCTGCACGCGGTCCACCTGCCGGAGGAGTACGACGGCCAGGGCGCCGATTCGGTCGCGACCTGCATCGTCATCGAGGAGGTCGCCCGAGTCTGTGCCTCCTCCTCGCTGATCCCCGCCGTGAACAAGCTGGGCTCGATGCCCATCCTGCTGTCGGGCTCGGCGGAGCTGAAACAGCAGGTGCTGCCCTCGATCGCCTCGGGCGAGGCGATGATCTCCTACGCCCTGTCCGAACGCGAGGCCGGTTCCGACACGGCGTCCATGCGGACCAGGGCCCGGCTCGACGGCGATCACTGGGTCCTCAACGGCACCAAGTGCTGGATCACCAACGCGGGCGAGTCCTCCTGGTACACGGTGATGGCGGTCACCGACCCCGACGCCGCCAAGAAGTCCGACGGGATCTCCGCCTTCGTCGTTCACGCCGACGACCCGGGTTTCGAGGTCGGTTCCAAGGAGCGCAAGCTCGGCATCAAGGGCTCGCCCACCCGTGAGATCCACTTCGCCGACTGCACCATCCCGGCCGACCGCATCATCGGCGAACCCGGCACCGGGCTGAAGACCGCGCTGCGAACACTGGACCACACCCGGCCCACCATCGGCGCGCAGGCACTCGGCATCGCCCAGGGCGCCCTCGACGCGTCGATCGCCTACGTCAAGGACCGCAAGCAGTTCGGTAAGTCCATCGGCGACTTCCAGGGCGTGCAGTTCATGCTCGCCGACATGGCGATGAAGATCGAGGCCGCCCGTCACCTGGTCTACGTCTCGGCGGCCCGCGCCGAACGCGGCGAGGCCAACCTCGGCTTCGTCTCGGCCGCCGCGAAGTGCTTCGCCTCCGACGTCGCGATGGAGGTCACCACCGACGCCGTCCAGCTCTTCGGCGGCGCGGGCTACACCACGGACTTCCCAGTCGAACGCATGATGCGTGACGCGAAGATCACCCAGATCTACGAGGGCACCAACCAGATCCAGCGCATGGTGATGGCCCGCAACCTGCTCAAGGGCTGAGAGGCGGCTGCCTGCGGCGGCCTTGACGACGGTGTGACCACCGCGTTCAGGGCCGCCGTCCTCGCTGTGGGGCTCTCATTCCGGTTCGGTCTGCTTGCGTCGCTGGCTTTTCTTTCTTGGGAATTCCGAACCGGGGGAATATTTGACGGCGACTCCTCGTCGCTGTGTCGAGCTGCGCTCGATCACCTTTCGCTCTACCAGGCTGCGTAGAATGTCTCGTGCTTGGTAGACGTCAACGTCGAAAAGTCGTTGAATAGTCCGGTTGTTGACCTCGCCGTAATCTTTAAGGTGCTCGATAATCTTCTTGTCGATGTCGTCGACGGCGCGCTGGTGATAAGATATTGCACTGCCGAGTAGGGTGATCGCATCGGCGCGGAGTCGATAACTCGGATGCTTTCGATTCATTGTGGCACGCGTTGGCTCCAAGATTGCAATGGGCTCACTAGCTAGCCTCCGCAGCGAATCTTGCGCTTCTTCTGGAGTGCGCTGGATATATTCTGCCACCAAGCTGGCTTTGACGTTTTTCTTCTCGCAAAGTAGGTGGATGATGAGCAGAGTGTCCGTGTCCTGTTGTTCATCGGGGGATAGTGTCGCCAGAAATTTCGTCACTCGTGTCTTCGGTGTTTTTCCTTGAAAGAGTACGGTGACCTCCTCGCGATCGTCGATGATCTGAGGTACATCACGCCCGGAGCGGATCATCTCCCGGTACATCCGGTCAACGCCCTGACCAGCGTCTTCAGCTAGGCCGAGCAAGCGGAACGCCGCTGCAAGGCTCGGGAAACGGGCTCGGGACCCGCGCGTGAGGATGTTCCGGACAGTAACGCCCGAAACCAGTGGTCCGGGGGAACTGATGCGAATATGTTGCGGCGAATGTTCGATCCGAACGGGCACCCGGGTCCGCCAATCTCCGTGTACCAGGGCGTTGACCAACGCCTCACGGATCGCGGCGGAGGGGTAATCTTCAATCTGGAGTTGTTGCCCATTGGCCAGAGTGACCGGGGTGATGCCCTGCCTGGCCCGGATCGCTTGCATTACTTCATCAAAGGCAAACAAGAGTGGAGTTTCCAGCCGAAGAATAGCGTCTGCTTCGCCGCCTCGGGACCTCTTGTGCTGGTAGATGATGACCTCTTGGGGTGCCCTCGGTATCGGGCTGCATAGCAAGATTTCGCCAGCGTGAGTCAAGTGGTCATCGGGGCCGATCAGCTTCATTGCATTGAGTAGGTCGATAGCGTTGAACTTGGCGTATCGCTGCCTTGCGCTATCGCTGGAAGCTGCGAGAAGGCGGCGGCAGAGCCGCATCGCCAGCGGGTCGATGTCCTCAATAGAGCGTCTGCTCGAAGTCGCCGACCAGTCGAAACCTTGCCGTTCTTCCATGAGTCTGGTGATATCCGCTGGTCGCATGGGAACACAGTCGGTATTGATCCGCTGATAACTGTATCCCTTGGTTGTTGAATACACCTCCAGTCCAGCGGGCACCTGGATGCGCAACAGCCTCGTCTCCGCGTACCACAGCTCCTCGATCTCGACTAGGAGCGAAGGCACGGTGAGTTGATGTATCCGGGACCTCAAGATCGACGCGTCCAACGTGCACCCGGTGAAGGCGGCGCTACCCGACAGTGAGTCGGCCACCCCGACGATGATGGTGCCGCCGCGAGCATTGGCGAAGCACACGGCCGCATCGGCCAAGTCTGCGCAGGCTTCTTTGAAGTTGGACTTCTCTTCCTTGAAATCGAGTACGTCGGTTTCGCATTTGGCCGCCGACCTACCAGCGAGGATGGCATCGAGGGTGGCTTTCAGTGAGGTCACCTTTGAGAGCTCCTTTGAGGTTGCTGTCATTTTGTAGGCTATCCCCAAAGGAGAGGGCGGGCCAGGATCAACGCCCGCATGTCGCCCGGCCCGGTGACCGCAAGCGGTCACCACGGCAGATCCGCCCTTGACGTGGTGACGGTCACAGCCATACGGTCCGCGCACAAGCCGATGAAACGTTTCAGGGGGCGACATGGCTGAGCCCGACGATGTCGCCGTGGGGCCGCCCCCGCCGCTGTCTCTTCGCGGCGTCGGCAAGTCCTATGGCGCGGTCACGGCGCTGGACGGCGTCGAGCTCGATCTGCTCGCGGGCGAGGTGCACGCCTTGATGGGCGAGAACGGCGCGGGCAAGTCGACGCTGGTCAAGATGCTTGCGGGCGTGCACGAGCCCGACAGCGGCGAGCTGTTACTCGACGGCGTCGCCCATCCGCTCACCGGCACGGCCGAGGCGCGTGCGACGGGAATCGCGGTCATCTACCAGGAGCCGACGCTCTTCCCCGATCTGTCGGTCGCCGAGAACATCTTCATGGGCCGCCAGCCCACCACCCGTTTCGGGCGGATCGACCACCGCGCGATGCGCGCGGCCTGCGCCGCACTGTTCGACCGCCTCGGCGTGCGACTCGACCCGGACCGGCCCGCGCGCGGCCTGTCGATCGCCGATCAGCAGATGGTGGAGATCGCCAAGGCGCTCTCCTTCGACGTTCGAGTGCTGGTGATGGACGAGCCGACCTCGGCGCTGTCCGGGGTCGAGGTGGAACGGCTGTTCGGCGTGGTCCGGGCGCTGCGGGATGCGGGCGCTGCCGTGCTGTTCATCTCGCACCGCTTCGACGAGGTCTTCGACCTGTGCGACCGGATCACCGTGCTCCGCGACGGCCGATGGGTCTCCTGCGACGCCATCGGCGATCTCACCGTCGACACGGTCATCCGTCGGATGGTCGGCCGCGAGGTCTCCAGCCTCTTCCCCAAGACGGAGGCGCCGCTGCGTGAGATCGCCCTGGAGGTCGAGGGCCTGAGCCGCGCCGGTGTCTTCCATGACGTCGACTTCCACGTCCGGGGCGGCGAGATCGTCGCGCTGGCCGGGCTGGTCGGCGCAGGCCGCAGCGAGGTGGTGCGGGCCGTGTTCGGCATCGACCGCTACGACTCCGGATCGGTCCGGGTGGCGGGCAAGCCCCTGCGACCGGGGAACCCGGCGGCGGCGATGGCGGCAGGCATCGCGCTGGTGCCGGAGGACCGACGCCAGCAGGGGCTGGTGATGGAGCTGTCGGTGCAGCGCAACGCCACCCTGACCCGGTTATGGAACCTGGCCCGCTTCGGCTGGTTGTCCGGCCGCAGCGAACGGGAACACGCCACCGAGTGGTCCCGCAGGCTCCAGGTCAAGGCCGAGCACATCACCGACGCCGTCTCGACGCTGTCCGGCGGCAACCAGCAGAAGGTGGTGCTGGCCAAATGGTTGGCCACCGACCCGGCCGTGCTGATCGTCGACGAGCCGACCAGGGGAATCGACGTCGGCACGAAATCCGAGGTACACCGCCTGCTGTCCGAGTTGGCCGGAGAGGGAATGGCCGTGATCATGGTGTCCAGCGAACTCCCGGAGGTGCTCGGCATGGCCGATCGGGTGCTGGTGATGCACGAGGGGCGGCTGGTCGCCGATATCCCCCGTGCCCGCGCCGATGAGAACAGCGTGATGGCGGCGGCGACCGGCGGGCAGGACCGGCGGTGAGCACCTCGGTGTCCACACCGGACTCGACGGCCTCCGGCGATCGGGGCGTCGGTGCCCTGCTGCGCAGACTATTGGTGGCCAGGGAGATGGGCGTACTCCTCGCCCTGGCGCTGTTGTTGGCGGCCACCCTCACCGTCAACCCGAGGTTCCTGACCGGACAGAGCCTGCGTGACCTGCTGCTGGGCGCGTCGATCCTGGTGGTCCTGGCCGCCGGGCAGGCCATGGTGATCATCACCAGGAACGTCGATCTCTCGGTCGGCTCGGTGCTGGGCTTATCGGCCTACGCCACCGGCACACTCTTGGTGGTGGCACCGGGGATCCCGTTGCCGCTGGTGGTGCTGTTCGGGATGCTCGTCGGTGCCGCCTGTGGGCTGTTCAACGGTGCGGTCGTCGCCGTGGCCAGGGTGCCGTCGCTGGTGGTCACCCTCGGCACCATGTACATGTTCCGGGGGCTCGACTCGATCTGGGCCGCCTCCTCCGGACGCCTGCAGATCAACGCCGCCGACCTGCCCGCAGGCTTCGCCTCGGCCGGGACCACGGCATTTCTGGGCATCCCGATCCTCGCGATCGGCGCCATCCTCGTGGTACTCGCGGTCGGCGATTTCCTGCGCTCCTACCGCAGCGGCCGGGAGCTGTATGCGATCGGCTCCGACGGCGTCGCGGCCGGGCTGTCCGGCATCCCGGTCGGCCGCCGCACCCTGACCGCCTTCGTGGTCAACGGGATGCTCGCCGGATTGGGCGGAGTCATGTACGCCGCCAGATTCGGCACCCTCGACGCGACCGCCGGGACCGGGCTGGAACTCCAGGTGGTCGCGGCCGTGGTCATCGGTGGCGTCGCCATCACCGGCGGCAGCGGCAGTGTGTGGGGCGCCGCGATCGGTGCTGTCCTGCTCACCGTCATCGGCGCCGCCCTGCCGCAGCTGGGTGTGAGCGCGTTCTGGCAACAGGCGTCG
This Actinoalloteichus hymeniacidonis DNA region includes the following protein-coding sequences:
- a CDS encoding 5-(carboxyamino)imidazole ribonucleotide synthase, producing the protein MDKGSMPVVGMIGGGQLARMTHQAAIPLGQSLRVLAVSPDDPAALVAPGVSYGSHTDPEALRGFASECDVVTFDHEQVPGEYLRALEAEGFTVRPGSAALIHAQDKLVMRTRLRELGLPAPAFSEVQTPDDLIRFGEEHGFPCVVKATRGGYDGRGVWMPADADEARKLAEELLAAGTPLMVEQKVRMRRELAAVVARSPFGQGAAWPVVETVQQDGICVEVHAPAPGLDSATAAHAQQIAFRIAEELGVVGVLAVELFELASDGETDTAPRLAINELAMRPHNSGHWTIEGARTSQFEQHLRAVLDYPLGNTDLVAPAAVMANVLGAPEQPTMSVDERLHHLYARFPDVRVHLYGKSERPGRKVGHVTMLGEDVELIAPRARLAAHWLSHAVWTDGYDIHGGQQR
- the purE gene encoding 5-(carboxyamino)imidazole ribonucleotide mutase; its protein translation is MGSDSDWPVMSAAATALAEFDVAHEVAVISAHRTPQRMLDYAQTAVDRGIRVIIAGAGGAAHLPGMVASATVLPVIGVPVPLKYLDGMDSLLSIVQMPAGVPVATVSVGGARNAGLLAVRTLAAGSDESALRLRKAMADFQADLERLVLDKDAALQERHAAG
- a CDS encoding RtcB family protein — protein: MHTEILGERVPIRVWADPAQIEDQALQQLRNVANLPWLHGLAVMPDVHFGKGATVGSVIAMRDAVSPAAVGVDIGCGMSAVRTSLFDRDLPDDLAVLRSRIEAAVPVGFGLHKNPVDPARVPGTGGWDRFWSGFDQLHEGVQDRRSRAAKQIGTLGGGNHFIEVCLEQGGLDAGRVWLMLHSGSRNIGKELAERHVRIAQSLSHNKNLVDRDLAVFLTGTSEMDAYRRDLYWAQEYALRNRATMMALVKKALSDTVPGTRFDPEISCHHNYVAEERYDGVDVLVTRKGAIRAGSGDLGIIPGSMGTGSYIVRGLGNDASFQSASHGAGRRMSRNKAKQLYTAADLAAQTQGVECRKDRGVVDEIPAAYKDINEVIKAQQDLVKVVAHLKQVVCVKG
- a CDS encoding acyl-CoA dehydrogenase, whose protein sequence is MNSGFGTYQLADEHEALREAVRALAEKEIAPHAAEVDEQSRFPKEALDALTKADLHAVHLPEEYDGQGADSVATCIVIEEVARVCASSSLIPAVNKLGSMPILLSGSAELKQQVLPSIASGEAMISYALSEREAGSDTASMRTRARLDGDHWVLNGTKCWITNAGESSWYTVMAVTDPDAAKKSDGISAFVVHADDPGFEVGSKERKLGIKGSPTREIHFADCTIPADRIIGEPGTGLKTALRTLDHTRPTIGAQALGIAQGALDASIAYVKDRKQFGKSIGDFQGVQFMLADMAMKIEAARHLVYVSAARAERGEANLGFVSAAAKCFASDVAMEVTTDAVQLFGGAGYTTDFPVERMMRDAKITQIYEGTNQIQRMVMARNLLKG
- a CDS encoding RNA-binding domain-containing protein, with the translated sequence MTSLKATLDAILAGRSAAKCETDVLDFKEEKSNFKEACADLADAAVCFANARGGTIIVGVADSLSGSAAFTGCTLDASILRSRIHQLTVPSLLVEIEELWYAETRLLRIQVPAGLEVYSTTKGYSYQRINTDCVPMRPADITRLMEERQGFDWSATSSRRSIEDIDPLAMRLCRRLLAASSDSARQRYAKFNAIDLLNAMKLIGPDDHLTHAGEILLCSPIPRAPQEVIIYQHKRSRGGEADAILRLETPLLFAFDEVMQAIRARQGITPVTLANGQQLQIEDYPSAAIREALVNALVHGDWRTRVPVRIEHSPQHIRISSPGPLVSGVTVRNILTRGSRARFPSLAAAFRLLGLAEDAGQGVDRMYREMIRSGRDVPQIIDDREEVTVLFQGKTPKTRVTKFLATLSPDEQQDTDTLLIIHLLCEKKNVKASLVAEYIQRTPEEAQDSLRRLASEPIAILEPTRATMNRKHPSYRLRADAITLLGSAISYHQRAVDDIDKKIIEHLKDYGEVNNRTIQRLFDVDVYQARDILRSLVERKVIERSSTQRRGVAVKYSPGSEFPRKKSQRRKQTEPE
- a CDS encoding sugar ABC transporter ATP-binding protein, whose protein sequence is MAEPDDVAVGPPPPLSLRGVGKSYGAVTALDGVELDLLAGEVHALMGENGAGKSTLVKMLAGVHEPDSGELLLDGVAHPLTGTAEARATGIAVIYQEPTLFPDLSVAENIFMGRQPTTRFGRIDHRAMRAACAALFDRLGVRLDPDRPARGLSIADQQMVEIAKALSFDVRVLVMDEPTSALSGVEVERLFGVVRALRDAGAAVLFISHRFDEVFDLCDRITVLRDGRWVSCDAIGDLTVDTVIRRMVGREVSSLFPKTEAPLREIALEVEGLSRAGVFHDVDFHVRGGEIVALAGLVGAGRSEVVRAVFGIDRYDSGSVRVAGKPLRPGNPAAAMAAGIALVPEDRRQQGLVMELSVQRNATLTRLWNLARFGWLSGRSEREHATEWSRRLQVKAEHITDAVSTLSGGNQQKVVLAKWLATDPAVLIVDEPTRGIDVGTKSEVHRLLSELAGEGMAVIMVSSELPEVLGMADRVLVMHEGRLVADIPRARADENSVMAAATGGQDRR
- a CDS encoding ABC transporter permease, translating into MGVLLALALLLAATLTVNPRFLTGQSLRDLLLGASILVVLAAGQAMVIITRNVDLSVGSVLGLSAYATGTLLVVAPGIPLPLVVLFGMLVGAACGLFNGAVVAVARVPSLVVTLGTMYMFRGLDSIWAASSGRLQINAADLPAGFASAGTTAFLGIPILAIGAILVVLAVGDFLRSYRSGRELYAIGSDGVAAGLSGIPVGRRTLTAFVVNGMLAGLGGVMYAARFGTLDATAGTGLELQVVAAVVIGGVAITGGSGSVWGAAIGAVLLTVIGAALPQLGVSAFWQQASIGALILLAIGLDRALALRTARRLRRWDTHAS